TACCTCGAAGCTGTTCCTAAAGCGGTGACCCAGGCCTGGAAAACTCCCATGAAGAATGTGAATGGGTTTTTCCgaacaataacaaaatatattaagGGAAGGAAAATGGCTCCGTGAATAATAAGTCCAATGATAACAGTGACCATGTACATTCCCAGCTGCCTGGCCACCACTTCCAAATCATTAATTGAAATGATCTTTCCACAGATGAGACATGCAATACCAACGGGGGAATACCTGTTACAGGACAGAGACATGCAGAAAAGTCAACTAACAGGTTAATCAGACAGTTCAGTACAGTTAAAGTCACCATCATtgcactacagttcaaaagtctGGGTTCAGTAAgagtcaataataataatacttttattcaccaaGGACACATTCAATTAAACAGCCCAACtaaacaaaagtgacagtacatttataaagttagaaattattcatatttatagtTGTTTTGAACTTATGTATCACGGttgccacaaaaatattaagaataacattttttaacttATTAAGAATtataagcaccaaatcagcatatttgaatgatttctgaaggatcatgtgacactgaagactggagtaatggctgctgaaaattcagctttgtcatcacaggtctaaaataaaaaaaatgtatcaattactttaaattgcaacaacattttataatattcttatttttactgtatttttgatcaactaaatgtaaccttggtgagcattcttttgaaaaacatcttcttactgaccccaaaccttacCCCAGATATAAAGTTAACAAATCATTTAACAAACAGATTACTAAAGCTGGAAATGTAAATCATGAAAATTTTACTCTAGTCATTAAACAATCAATCATGAAAGCTGACCACATGATCATGCCGACAAGCTTCATAACAATCTCGTTGAGAACATTGAAGAACTCAAGCATCAGCTTGGCCCTTTCTCCCATCTTTCCCATGCAAATCCCGAACGCCACAAAGAACCCAATGAGACCTACAGAGGAACACATTGCCACCATGTTAATTTTCAGAACATAAATGACAGCTTCATGCATATACTATGTGATCAAAACCATTTATTACCTAAAACATTCATGCCACTCTTAAACTGAAGAGACTTCTTGATTACATATTTTGCTGCTCCCTTGGTAGCATTTCGTCCAAACCGAGTTGGATTTGGAGGAGGAGCTACTTCTACCTTGTTAGTAACAGTCTGGATCTACATAAAGAGATATAAAAACTGTTAATGAAATACGAATGAAAGACTATTCAAAATTAACAGATGAAAGATCAACAGAAATTAAGTTATGGTTGAGATTAAATGGATGAAATTATCTGAAATCAAAAGTACATTGGATGTACACACCTGCTGAAAACAAGCCTGAACAAGATTTTCTGGAAACAGATTTCTGATGAGATCAAAGAAGGCATCTAAACTAGACACTTCATCGTTCTTTTTGCCCTCGCCCAGGTTTGCCTTCAGTTTGGGGTTACCAGGGTGGATGAGGAGCACCAAGATCACCCCCAATACAGCTGCGATGATGGTGGTAGACATGTAATACACCATGGCCCTTGTGCCCAGACGGCCACTGGACTTGGCATCCAACCCTGCTAATcctaaaaaagaaagaacagaatGGCATTTAATCTACATTAAATATCATTGCATTTTCTCAAGGCAGAATTACTCTGTCTTTTTCAAACTGTAACACTGTGCACTGAAAGTTACACACAAAAGTTATTTCTCAGGGTTAAGTTTCATAATTATTGCTGTGATTACTGAATGAGTAATGAATTTGGAACGTTTTGAATTTCtaattgcatttcttttttggTAACACGTTTAGACTTGTTCTGCTGATGAGCTGCTGAAACTGATCCACCCTAAATTTgaaagacatgcttttttttatcTTATACCGGATTACAAAGAAAAGGTTGAAAGGAAAAACAATGGCTTAATCATTACACAATTATTATTTCTGTAGTTATCCCACTGTGTTATCCCACAGCTATAACACTGTGGTTATAACTTTGACTCACTGAGGTCATTGTAGATATTACTTCTGCAGctgatttttatattgtttggtATTATTGTTTTGTGTTGATAGCATTGTTTTGGAGGTGTTTAGCAAAGCATATAACATTACCTGTGATCAAACTTGAGATAATCAGAGGCAAAATCACCATTTTTAACATCCTCATTAGTATGTCACCCGGGAAGGCAATGACCATAATAACATCAGCGGGGAGTGGTGATGCATAACGCAGTAGAATACCAGCTACTGAACCAGTGATCACACCTGGAACAGAGACAGAGAATCACAGTGAACATCAGGGTACAGAAATGGGACATTTCACTGAGAAATAATACTGAACCTTTTGTGAAGTATAACAATCACAGAACAGAATATGCTTATAAAAGTACCAGTGTGAAGgagatataaaatattattatctAAAATAATCCACTCAGCATTTGAGTGTACCCTGATACATAAATTTGTACACTTTTAATAGcttatatatattagtgctgtcaaatgattaatatatatatatatatatatatatatatatatatatatataattatttaattttcaagtgtcatgtttgtgatttttttttcatgtaagctattgcttctgacctttaaatcaaaacatactcatgattatgacatcaattactgctttatttaatcagaaacacagtcaagttatttgtgtattttactttcattttatactttcattaagtaggccaacagcgccCCATACGGAATTAAAACCCCTTATTAGCGGGCCTTAGGAGCCGGGGGAGGCTGCCGCTGCACGTGCTGTTACTATTTACTCTATCACACACCGAATGCATTGTGTACATGCTTTCACAGATTAAATGCAGCGATCtaaatcagtgaatcagtgatcgCTAGCACACCCTGAAAACATGTGAGTTAATGTATTCCTCTTATCGGCAAGACATATCGGCATAATTCTTCATATCGGGCCGATCGAtaaatattcacatttaaagccattatcagCCAATTCCAATATCGTTCCGATactatcgtgcatccctaatattttacatttacatttagtcatttagcagacgcttttatccaaagcgacttacaattggggaatacatagagcgatacatttaattaacatACATTTAATTCTTTATTCTCAAgaaaatgtatcttgttttaatGATTACTTATGTCTACTTATTTCTTATGCAAGAATATGCATGGAGAGATTGATacagtacatttattatttttttgctgtgTGTTGATTCAAATCTGTTGTCTGATGCATTAAACATATTGTCTGATGAATATCACTGAGTATGgtgcaatgcaaaaaatattagCAGACCAATAGTGTTTTAACCTACTTAGTGCTTTAATGAAATAACTTAGTCTAATAAATGGACGGCTGTAAAACACCTCCTTAGGCATAAATACTTGCTGTTGAAGGATGGCTTCACTGTGTTGCAATGCCGTGTAAAAGCCTTCAGGTAATTATAATTATCACATACATGACTATTTATGTACAACAGTAACAATTGTTCTTTCATAAGCAAACTGACACATGGAAGCTACATtcacctatacaaactaaagcaaaacacaaagaaacaaaaatgctGAAGTAACTTGCCAAGAATTGTGAGCGTAAGTAACAGATTCTTCATGATTTTGTCACAAAAGCCTCCACACATGGACTCTTCAAGTGGTGGAGGAGGGTCCAGATGACTCTCATGCATTCTGATCTCCACTTGCTTCTGCATATTGTTGGCACTGGTGGATAGAAGATGTGGAGCACACAGTAAAGTACGTCAATATAAATGATCTAATCAAGGAACACTAGCAGTACTAGTTATGCTTGTCATTTCACATCCTTCCAAAAATTACCACtttatgaaaaattaattcatGCCATAAATGCAAATCGTTGTTGGTGTCAAGATTGTGACCAAGATATGTTTGTGCATGAACATGAACGTTTTTATCTGCATGTTTAGCACAGATGCAATCACAGTCTGTGAACCACAGAGTGGAATGCAAATACACATTTCAAACTGAACAAAATGTGCAAAAAGATGGATCTTTTGGCTTCTGAGTACCTGCCCAGGTAAATTTGATATAAAACCGTAACCACAAGGTAAAAAGCACCATGACACATATTTTGTACAATGACTTTGGTGGATTTCTTTAAATATTGCACTAAAATATCAAACTAGTTTCATTGTAATGGTTTTTCCCTGATCTTATGGAAGTCTAGGATCACATCAGCAGTACTGGGAATACCATAACTTTAACAGGCCTGTGATTGTTTCTGTACTTTAGTACCAACTACTACAGGCAGTCATGTCATGTCAAATGACACAAGAGTTGTTTAGCTTTACTGTGGTCTGGATTAAAAGGTTCTTAGAAGTCAACCCCCCACCTAACAGAGATAAACTTGTTTGGTTACATAACCTGTAGTCTTGCAGTAATTAGTCACATGCATGCAACAGTATGTTTTATTATGTCCAGATAAGTTTAAATCAAGTTGCATGTCTTTCTTGCAGTGGTGCAACAGGATAACAATTGATGTATCTCAAAGgccccttttttttctttttttttttggaccagCACTATCCAATAATCATTtcctgtattaaaaaaaataaaggcaaTTCAAAGAAAAGCatgcaacaaaaacaactaCCAAGTACCAACAAAATACTCAGAAAAATCAACACAGCACATGATAGATCCTTTAGTGTTTGTGTACATTGTGAACTCTCAGAGTAGCTGCACTCAGGCTCATCTGAACAAGATTAAAAAGCTGAATGATGCCAAGGAAATCAGAGACTGTCTGATACACACAGCTCCAGTCCTAATGAGATAAAAGCCTACTAACTGGTTAATTTTAGCCATTCAGCACAGCAGTAATTGCGTTGCACAATATTCGAGAGCATGTAGGAAAAGTCAAGGTGCAAATTAGTGTTTTGGTTTCAAATGGTAAATAATAGCATTTGActaatttaaataatgcaaaacaaGCCCAAAAGATTTGATCTGTAATTACTGATTCTGATAACTGATTgtccttttatgtaaaaaagTTGAATCTCATTAGTGACTTCATTAGCTCCATATCACTGACATGAAGTCTGAGGTGAGCAACAAGAGCTTGTCTACAGGTTATTTACAGATTAAGTACTTGTCCTTTGGATCTTTTTATAAATCAGTTAATTTAAGGCAATTAATTAGGTGAAGCAACAatattaaatgcatatattGCACAGGCATTTCCTACAGACTTTGTTGACATGTCA
The sequence above is a segment of the Onychostoma macrolepis isolate SWU-2019 chromosome 07, ASM1243209v1, whole genome shotgun sequence genome. Coding sequences within it:
- the slc1a2a gene encoding excitatory amino acid transporter 2a produces the protein MQKQVEIRMHESHLDPPPPLEESMCGGFCDKIMKNLLLTLTILGVITGSVAGILLRYASPLPADVIMVIAFPGDILMRMLKMVILPLIISSLITGLAGLDAKSSGRLGTRAMVYYMSTTIIAAVLGVILVLLIHPGNPKLKANLGEGKKNDEVSSLDAFFDLIRNLFPENLVQACFQQIQTVTNKVEVAPPPNPTRFGRNATKGAAKYVIKKSLQFKSGMNVLGLIGFFVAFGICMGKMGERAKLMLEFFNVLNEIVMKLVGMIMWYSPVGIACLICGKIISINDLEVVARQLGMYMVTVIIGLIIHGAIFLPLIYFVIVRKNPFTFFMGVFQAWVTALGTASSAGTLPVTFRCLEENLGIDKRVTRFVLPVGATINMDGTALYEAVAAIFIAQMNGIELDPGQIATVSLTATLASVGAASIPSAGLVTMLLILTAVGLPTQDISLLVAVDWLLDRFRTSVNVVGDSYGAGIVYHLSKDELDMFDAQQIRPDDFEMAKTQSFFENNTNHGVYASHNSCQPVQKDDCKVTLASNGSPAEFSLVEEEPWIRE